The proteins below come from a single Geobacillus thermoleovorans genomic window:
- a CDS encoding DMT family transporter, translating to MKQAFLASFYLSLAAGIWGGMYVVSKYVLDYIPPFTLVWLRYAVALIVLGAVAVAKRERPPKNGRDWGMIITVGIIGYVVSISLQFVGTKWSNAHTASLITASTPAFVVLFARWLIGEALTWRKLGALLLATFGVIVIVGLGGGEESTFLGNVCLVGAAVTWALLSVLVKIASARLSVFSITTYAIFVALIGMTPMMLAEGPGLAASHWSVPVALGVLYLGVVSTAGAFFLWNKGMEMIDAGVGSLFFFFQPLVGSLFGRLFLQEQLDVSFWLGGALIAAGVAVAVRSEQSA from the coding sequence ATGAAGCAAGCCTTTCTCGCTTCCTTCTATTTATCCCTTGCCGCTGGCATTTGGGGCGGGATGTATGTGGTGAGCAAATACGTGTTGGACTACATTCCGCCGTTTACGCTCGTCTGGCTGCGCTACGCCGTCGCCTTGATCGTGCTGGGCGCCGTCGCCGTGGCGAAACGCGAGCGCCCCCCAAAGAACGGGCGTGACTGGGGAATGATTATCACGGTCGGGATCATCGGCTACGTCGTTTCCATTTCCTTGCAGTTTGTCGGCACGAAATGGTCGAACGCCCATACCGCTTCGCTCATCACCGCCTCGACGCCGGCGTTTGTCGTTTTGTTTGCCCGCTGGCTGATTGGTGAGGCGCTCACATGGCGGAAGCTTGGCGCGCTCCTATTGGCGACATTCGGCGTCATCGTCATCGTCGGCTTAGGAGGCGGAGAAGAATCAACGTTTCTTGGCAACGTTTGCTTAGTCGGCGCGGCGGTCACTTGGGCGCTGTTGTCGGTGCTCGTGAAAATCGCTTCGGCCCGCTTGTCCGTGTTTTCGATCACCACGTATGCCATTTTTGTGGCACTCATTGGCATGACGCCGATGATGCTCGCCGAAGGGCCGGGGCTTGCTGCGAGCCATTGGAGTGTTCCCGTCGCCCTTGGGGTGTTGTATCTTGGCGTTGTATCGACAGCGGGAGCATTTTTTCTTTGGAACAAAGGGATGGAAATGATCGATGCCGGCGTCGGCTCGCTCTTTTTCTTTTTCCAGCCGCTCGTCGGCTCGCTCTTTGGCCGGCTGTTTTTACAAGAGCAACTCGATGTCTCGTTTTGGCTCGGCGGGGCGCTCATTGCTGCCGGCGTGGCCGTGGCGGTGCGAAGCGAGCAAAGCGCGTAA
- a CDS encoding acyl-CoA dehydrogenase family protein, translating into MTARYLREEHHMFRAAFRKFLEKEAYPHYNDWEKRGIIPRSFWAKMGENGFLCPWVDEKYGGLNADFAYSVVINEELEKVGSSLVGIGLHNDIVTPYIASYGTEEQKQKWLPKCVTGELITAIAMTEPGAGSDLANISTTAVKDGDYYIVNGQKTFITNGIHADLIVVACKTDPQAKPPHRGISLLVVERDTPGFTRGRKLEKVGLHAQDTAELFFQDAKVPAYNLLGEEGKGFYYLMEKLQQERLVVAIAAQTAAEVMFSLTKQYVKQRTAFGKRVSEFQTVQFRLAEMATEIALGRTFVDRVIEEHMAGKQIVTEVSMAKWWITEMAKRVAAEAMQLHGGYGYMEEYEIARRYRDIPVSAIYAGTNEMMKTIIARQLDL; encoded by the coding sequence GTGACGGCTCGCTATTTGCGTGAGGAGCACCATATGTTCCGCGCGGCGTTTCGCAAGTTTTTGGAAAAAGAAGCGTACCCGCATTATAACGATTGGGAGAAGCGCGGCATCATTCCGCGTTCGTTTTGGGCGAAGATGGGCGAGAACGGCTTTCTTTGCCCGTGGGTCGATGAGAAGTATGGGGGTCTAAACGCCGATTTTGCCTACTCAGTCGTCATCAATGAAGAACTGGAAAAAGTCGGATCGAGCCTCGTCGGCATCGGCCTGCACAACGACATCGTCACGCCGTATATCGCATCGTACGGAACCGAGGAGCAAAAACAAAAATGGCTGCCAAAATGCGTCACCGGCGAGCTCATCACGGCGATCGCCATGACCGAGCCGGGGGCGGGTTCGGATTTGGCCAACATTTCGACAACGGCAGTAAAAGACGGTGACTACTACATCGTCAACGGACAAAAAACGTTTATCACGAACGGCATTCATGCCGACTTGATCGTCGTCGCCTGCAAAACCGACCCGCAGGCAAAGCCGCCGCACCGCGGCATCAGCCTGCTCGTCGTGGAGCGGGATACGCCGGGGTTTACGCGCGGTCGGAAGCTCGAGAAAGTCGGGCTGCACGCCCAAGATACCGCCGAACTGTTTTTCCAAGATGCGAAAGTGCCGGCATATAATTTGCTCGGCGAGGAAGGAAAAGGTTTTTACTATTTGATGGAAAAGCTCCAGCAGGAGCGGCTCGTTGTCGCCATTGCCGCACAAACGGCGGCGGAAGTGATGTTTTCCTTGACGAAGCAATATGTCAAACAGCGCACGGCGTTCGGCAAACGGGTGAGCGAGTTTCAGACCGTCCAGTTCCGCCTTGCCGAGATGGCGACGGAAATCGCCCTTGGCCGCACGTTTGTCGACCGCGTCATTGAAGAGCATATGGCGGGAAAACAGATCGTCACGGAAGTGTCGATGGCGAAATGGTGGATTACCGAGATGGCAAAACGTGTCGCGGCCGAGGCGATGCAGCTGCACGGCGGTTATGGTTATATGGAAGAATATGAGATCGCCCGGCGCTATCGCGACATTCCCGTAAGCGCCATTTACGCTGGGACGAACGAGATGATGAAAACAATCATCGCCCGGCAGCTAGATTTGTAG
- a CDS encoding Uma2 family endonuclease, translated as MQKEKPFYTYRDIENWEGNWELIDGVPYLLASPSFEHQYVVGQLHLALALYFQARGCHVILAPFDVQLDPEEPERMAKTVVQPDLSVVCRVEQIGNRRMKGAPDLVVEVLSPSTALRDRNQKYYLYEKYGVHEYWIVDPSNRTIEVLSWQDGRFQQRAVFGPSDELVSFWQPDLTVSLAPVFPPEESDV; from the coding sequence GTGCAGAAGGAGAAGCCGTTTTACACGTATCGCGACATTGAAAATTGGGAAGGAAATTGGGAACTGATCGATGGTGTTCCCTATTTATTGGCGTCTCCGTCGTTTGAGCACCAGTATGTGGTCGGACAACTGCACCTTGCATTGGCTTTGTATTTTCAGGCGCGTGGCTGTCATGTCATTCTTGCCCCGTTTGATGTTCAGCTTGATCCTGAGGAGCCAGAACGGATGGCGAAAACGGTTGTTCAGCCGGATTTATCAGTTGTTTGTCGGGTTGAGCAAATCGGGAATCGGCGAATGAAAGGGGCTCCCGATCTCGTTGTGGAAGTGCTGTCACCAAGCACCGCCTTGCGTGATCGAAACCAGAAATACTATTTATACGAAAAATATGGTGTGCATGAATATTGGATTGTAGACCCCAGCAATCGAACGATCGAAGTGCTCAGCTGGCAAGATGGACGATTTCAACAGCGAGCGGTTTTCGGGCCAAGCGATGAGTTGGTTTCTTTTTGGCAACCGGATTTGACGGTTTCGCTCGCCCCCGTGTTTCCTCCGGAAGAAAGCGATGTGTAG
- a CDS encoding thiolase family protein — protein sequence MVREAVIVEAVRTPVGKRNGVFRDVHPVHLAAVVLDEVVRRAGMDKGAVEDIVMGCVTPVAEQGYNIGRLAALEAGFPIEVPAVQINRMCGSGQQAIHFAAQEIRSGDMDVTIAAGVESMTKVPILSDGNEQTIPPSLHEKYEFIHQGVSAERIAKKYGLTREELDAYAYESHQRALAALREGKFRAEIVPVKGLDRDGREILVTDDEGPRADTSPEALAALKPVFQEDGLITAGNASQMSDGAAAVLLMEREAARRFGLKPKARIVAQTVVGSDPTYMLDGVIPATRQVLKKAGLSIDDIDLIEINEAFAPVVLAWQKEIGAPLEKVNVNGGAIALGHPLGATGAKLMTSLVHELERRGGRYGLLTICIGHGMATATIIERE from the coding sequence ATGGTGCGTGAAGCGGTCATTGTCGAAGCGGTCAGGACGCCGGTCGGCAAGCGGAACGGCGTCTTCCGGGACGTTCATCCGGTCCATTTGGCCGCGGTGGTGCTCGATGAAGTCGTGCGCCGGGCCGGCATGGACAAAGGGGCGGTGGAAGACATCGTCATGGGCTGCGTGACGCCGGTCGCCGAACAAGGGTACAACATCGGCCGGCTGGCGGCGCTTGAGGCCGGATTCCCGATCGAAGTGCCGGCAGTGCAAATCAACCGAATGTGCGGCTCGGGGCAGCAGGCGATTCATTTCGCCGCCCAGGAAATCCGCTCCGGCGATATGGATGTCACGATCGCCGCCGGGGTCGAAAGCATGACGAAAGTGCCGATTTTAAGCGATGGCAACGAGCAGACGATTCCGCCGTCGCTTCATGAAAAATACGAATTCATCCACCAAGGTGTCTCGGCTGAGCGGATCGCCAAAAAATACGGCCTAACGCGCGAGGAGCTTGACGCCTACGCGTACGAAAGCCATCAACGCGCCTTGGCGGCCTTGCGCGAAGGGAAGTTTCGCGCGGAAATCGTCCCGGTGAAAGGGCTTGACCGCGATGGCCGCGAAATCCTTGTCACCGATGATGAAGGGCCGCGGGCCGACACATCGCCGGAAGCGCTCGCCGCGCTCAAGCCGGTGTTTCAAGAAGACGGTCTCATCACCGCTGGCAATGCGAGCCAAATGAGCGACGGGGCGGCCGCTGTGCTTTTGATGGAACGGGAGGCGGCGAGGCGGTTCGGACTGAAGCCGAAAGCGCGCATTGTCGCGCAAACGGTCGTCGGCTCCGACCCGACGTATATGCTCGATGGCGTCATTCCGGCGACGAGGCAAGTGCTGAAAAAAGCCGGCCTCTCGATCGATGACATCGACCTCATTGAAATCAACGAAGCGTTCGCCCCGGTCGTGCTCGCCTGGCAAAAAGAAATCGGCGCTCCGCTTGAGAAGGTGAATGTCAACGGCGGCGCCATTGCGCTTGGCCATCCGCTCGGCGCCACCGGTGCGAAGCTCATGACGTCGCTTGTTCATGAACTTGAACGGCGCGGCGGCCGCTATGGGCTATTGACGATTTGCATCGGCCACGGGATGGCGACGGCCACGATCATCGAGCGGGAGTAA
- a CDS encoding long-chain fatty acid--CoA ligase has protein sequence MMKTPLNISMMLERAELFFPKKQVVSRMKEGVVRHTYKEIGERTRRLSSVLKRLGVEVGDRVGTFAWNHHRHLEAYFAIPGIGAVLHTINIRLSPQHISYIINHADDRVLLIDDDLLPAIEAIKDEIPNVRAFIVMTDADELPETTLSPVYHYEKLLAEGDPTFPFLKDLDEYQPAGMCYTSATTGNPKGVVYTHRSTVLHAMALGLADTQGLCERDVVMPVVPMFHVNAWGLPFAATWFGSTIVMPGPAFTPKVLAELIDSERVTITAGVPTIWLGLLQELEKGNYDVSSLTRVICGGSAAPKGIIHAFEEKYGIPFIHAYGMTETSPLVLVSRPKSYQDGLSYEEKLDIRAKQGLLAPGLEMKVIGQNGPVRWDGQEMGELCLRGPWIAAEYYNDERTNEAFRDGWLHTGDVVTVDEEGFVKIVDRTKDVIKSGGEWISSVDLENALMAHEAVFEAAVVAVPHPKWQERPIACVVLKEGKSVTKEELYDFLRPQFTKWWLPDDIVFLDEIPKTSVGKFLKRKLRDEMAARYADAAKE, from the coding sequence ATGATGAAAACACCGTTAAACATTTCCATGATGCTTGAGCGGGCGGAGTTGTTTTTCCCAAAAAAGCAAGTCGTTTCGCGCATGAAAGAAGGCGTCGTCCGCCATACATACAAGGAGATCGGCGAGCGGACGCGCAGGCTGTCAAGCGTGTTGAAGCGGCTCGGGGTGGAAGTCGGCGACCGCGTTGGCACGTTCGCTTGGAACCATCACCGCCATTTGGAAGCGTATTTTGCCATTCCCGGCATCGGGGCTGTGCTCCATACGATCAACATCCGCCTCTCGCCGCAGCATATCTCTTACATCATCAACCACGCCGATGACCGTGTGCTGCTGATCGATGATGATTTGCTGCCGGCAATTGAAGCGATCAAGGACGAGATCCCGAACGTACGCGCTTTCATCGTCATGACCGATGCCGACGAGCTGCCGGAAACAACGTTGTCACCAGTGTACCATTACGAGAAACTGCTTGCCGAGGGCGATCCAACATTTCCGTTCTTGAAAGACCTCGATGAATACCAACCGGCTGGTATGTGTTATACGTCGGCGACAACGGGAAATCCAAAAGGAGTTGTGTATACCCACCGCAGCACCGTTTTGCACGCGATGGCGTTAGGGCTGGCTGATACGCAAGGGCTGTGCGAGCGCGATGTCGTCATGCCGGTCGTACCGATGTTCCATGTCAACGCGTGGGGGCTGCCGTTTGCCGCCACTTGGTTCGGTTCGACGATCGTTATGCCGGGACCGGCGTTTACGCCGAAAGTGCTTGCCGAGCTGATTGACTCCGAACGGGTGACGATCACCGCCGGCGTGCCGACGATTTGGCTCGGGCTGTTGCAAGAGTTGGAGAAAGGAAACTATGACGTCAGCAGCCTGACGCGTGTCATTTGCGGCGGTTCAGCCGCGCCGAAAGGGATCATCCATGCGTTTGAAGAAAAATACGGCATTCCGTTCATTCACGCGTACGGCATGACGGAAACGAGCCCGCTTGTGCTTGTCTCACGCCCGAAAAGCTATCAAGACGGGCTGTCGTACGAGGAGAAACTGGACATTCGCGCCAAGCAAGGGCTGCTTGCTCCAGGGCTTGAGATGAAAGTGATCGGCCAAAACGGGCCGGTTCGTTGGGACGGGCAGGAAATGGGCGAGCTTTGCTTGCGCGGTCCGTGGATTGCCGCCGAGTATTACAACGATGAGAGAACGAACGAAGCATTTCGCGATGGCTGGCTGCATACCGGCGATGTCGTCACCGTGGACGAAGAAGGGTTTGTGAAAATTGTCGACCGGACGAAGGATGTCATTAAAAGCGGCGGCGAATGGATTTCATCGGTTGATTTGGAGAATGCGCTCATGGCCCATGAGGCGGTGTTCGAAGCGGCGGTCGTCGCTGTGCCGCATCCGAAATGGCAAGAGCGCCCGATTGCCTGCGTCGTGCTGAAAGAAGGCAAAAGCGTGACAAAAGAAGAGCTGTACGACTTTTTGCGCCCGCAGTTTACGAAATGGTGGCTGCCGGATGACATTGTGTTTCTCGATGAAATTCCGAAAACGAGCGTCGGCAAATTTTTAAAGAGAAAACTGCGCGATGAGATGGCAGCGCGCTATGCCGATGCGGCGAAGGAGTAA
- a CDS encoding fatty acid--CoA ligase has translation MYMTIGEMFSQTVRKFPNREAVVDAATGRRYTYAEWEREVNRWANAFLEAGVRKGDRVSTVLYNTLELATALFACAKIGAVFNPINFRLRAEEIAYILTDAEPKIVLFERAVEPELAAIHSRFPHVSFWSIDRDPPPFAKNAHEQAARALGEAPRVHVDESDLYAIMYTSGTTGRPKGVMHRHRDMIEQSVICHGVMRIRETDRGLAAAPLFHCAELHCCLLPRVHAGAASVILHHFDAKLVLETIERERITIMFGAPTMWNMILQENVSGYDLSSLRLGLYGAAPMAPALVRQCQEQLGIELIQAYGMTEMGPAVTFLLEDEQLKKAGSAGRACLNHEIRVVRAREDGPSDPDDVLPPYEVGEIVMRGPCMMAGYYKREEATEKALYKGWYHSGDLGYLDEDGYLYVADRVDDMVISGGENVYPREVEDVLYEHPKVLDVAVLGEPDELWGEKVVAFVVKKDDLLTADELEQFCKTSDRLAPYKRPRAYYFIDALPRNASGKIQKFLLREQLKKQATGGTEKK, from the coding sequence TTGTACATGACGATTGGTGAGATGTTTTCCCAGACAGTGCGAAAGTTTCCAAACCGGGAGGCGGTCGTCGACGCGGCGACCGGACGCCGCTATACGTACGCCGAATGGGAGAGGGAAGTGAACCGGTGGGCGAACGCGTTTTTGGAAGCGGGCGTCCGCAAAGGAGACCGCGTTTCGACGGTGCTGTACAATACGCTTGAGCTCGCGACCGCTTTGTTTGCCTGCGCCAAAATCGGCGCGGTGTTCAATCCGATCAACTTTCGGCTGAGGGCGGAAGAAATCGCCTATATTTTGACGGACGCCGAGCCGAAAATCGTGCTGTTTGAACGGGCGGTGGAACCGGAACTTGCCGCGATTCACAGCCGTTTCCCGCACGTGTCATTTTGGTCGATCGACCGCGATCCGCCGCCGTTTGCCAAAAACGCTCACGAGCAGGCCGCGCGGGCCCTAGGGGAAGCGCCGCGTGTTCATGTGGATGAGAGCGATCTTTATGCCATTATGTATACAAGCGGCACAACTGGGCGTCCAAAAGGAGTGATGCACCGTCACCGCGACATGATCGAGCAAAGCGTCATTTGCCATGGCGTCATGCGCATCCGCGAGACGGATCGCGGGCTGGCGGCAGCGCCGCTGTTCCATTGCGCCGAGCTGCATTGCTGCTTGCTGCCGCGCGTGCATGCCGGAGCGGCGAGCGTCATTTTGCACCATTTTGACGCCAAGCTCGTGCTTGAAACGATCGAACGGGAGCGGATTACGATCATGTTTGGAGCCCCGACGATGTGGAACATGATCTTGCAGGAGAATGTAAGCGGTTACGATTTATCTTCGCTTCGCCTCGGCCTATACGGCGCCGCTCCGATGGCTCCAGCGCTTGTCAGGCAATGCCAAGAGCAGCTCGGCATCGAGCTGATTCAAGCGTACGGCATGACGGAAATGGGGCCGGCGGTGACGTTTTTGTTGGAAGACGAGCAGCTGAAAAAAGCCGGTTCCGCTGGACGCGCCTGCCTGAACCATGAGATCCGCGTCGTCCGTGCGCGTGAAGACGGGCCGTCCGACCCAGACGATGTGCTGCCGCCATATGAAGTCGGTGAAATTGTGATGCGCGGGCCGTGTATGATGGCTGGCTACTACAAGCGCGAGGAAGCGACGGAAAAAGCGTTGTACAAAGGTTGGTATCATTCCGGCGACCTCGGCTACCTTGATGAAGACGGCTACTTGTATGTCGCCGACCGGGTCGATGACATGGTGATCAGCGGCGGGGAAAACGTCTATCCGCGCGAAGTCGAGGACGTGTTGTACGAGCATCCGAAAGTGCTCGATGTCGCTGTGCTCGGTGAGCCGGATGAGTTGTGGGGCGAAAAAGTCGTCGCCTTCGTGGTCAAAAAAGATGACCTCCTGACCGCCGATGAGCTCGAGCAGTTTTGCAAAACGAGCGACCGCCTCGCTCCGTACAAACGTCCGCGCGCCTACTATTTCATCGATGCCCTGCCGCGCAACGCGAGCGGGAAAATCCAAAAGTTTTTGCTGCGCGAACAGCTGAAAAAACAGGCGACGGGCGGAACAGAGAAAAAGTGA
- a CDS encoding trimeric intracellular cation channel family protein, which produces MTWEVLSIIGTIAFAISGAIVAMEEEYDLLGVYILGIVTAFGGGAVRNLLIGVPVSALWEQQPLFLVALAAMTVVYLFPKQMLPPWKRWGNFFDALGLSAFAIQGALYAVNMDHPLSAVIVAAVLTGSGGGIIRDVLAGRKPLVLRAEIYAAWAILAGLAVGLKWAESPMELYVLLIVVAALRVLSYTYGWKLPRRAVGEKAGEQ; this is translated from the coding sequence ATGACGTGGGAAGTATTGAGCATCATCGGCACGATCGCCTTTGCCATTAGCGGGGCGATTGTCGCGATGGAAGAGGAGTACGATTTGCTTGGGGTGTACATTTTAGGGATTGTCACCGCTTTTGGCGGCGGGGCGGTGCGCAATTTGCTGATCGGGGTTCCCGTGTCGGCGTTATGGGAACAGCAGCCGCTCTTTCTTGTCGCTTTGGCGGCCATGACAGTTGTGTATTTGTTCCCAAAGCAAATGCTGCCGCCGTGGAAGCGGTGGGGCAACTTTTTTGACGCCCTTGGGCTGTCCGCGTTCGCCATCCAAGGAGCGCTGTATGCCGTCAACATGGATCATCCGTTAAGTGCGGTCATCGTCGCCGCGGTGTTGACCGGAAGCGGCGGCGGCATTATCCGTGACGTGTTGGCGGGAAGAAAGCCGCTCGTGTTGCGCGCAGAAATTTATGCCGCCTGGGCCATTCTCGCCGGCCTCGCTGTTGGGCTGAAATGGGCCGAATCGCCCATGGAGCTGTATGTGTTGTTGATTGTCGTCGCCGCTTTGCGCGTTTTGTCATACACGTACGGCTGGAAGCTGCCGCGGCGGGCGGTCGGAGAAAAAGCGGGCGAGCAATGA
- the spoVK gene encoding stage V sporulation protein K yields MSELTMNKAKGQINIVLNSKTVNHLVKEERNDWLDGEEHQALRNIQKELDQLIGLDHVKKIIKEIYAWLYINRLRKENGLKANRQALHMIFKGNPGTGKTTVARLLGKLFFEMNVLSKGHFIEAERADLVGEYIGHTASKTRDLIKKARGGILFIDEAYSLARGGEKDFGKEAIDTLVKGMEDYCDDLVVILAGYPKEMDYFLSLNPGLPSRFPLTIEFPDYTVEELVQIAKQMLREREYEMTPEAERKLYIHLEGTLEATGRLKFSNGRYVRNLIEKAIRKQAVRLLHEGRYDKKELMTIRDRDLVIHA; encoded by the coding sequence TTGTCAGAATTGACGATGAACAAGGCGAAAGGGCAAATCAACATCGTGTTGAACTCCAAAACGGTAAACCATTTAGTGAAAGAAGAGAGAAACGACTGGCTCGATGGCGAAGAGCATCAGGCGCTCCGCAATATTCAAAAGGAGCTTGATCAGCTGATCGGCCTTGATCATGTCAAAAAAATCATCAAGGAAATTTACGCCTGGCTGTACATCAACCGGCTGCGCAAGGAGAACGGCTTAAAGGCCAACCGCCAGGCGCTCCATATGATTTTCAAAGGCAATCCCGGCACCGGCAAAACGACGGTGGCGCGCTTGCTCGGCAAGCTGTTTTTTGAGATGAACGTGCTGTCCAAAGGGCATTTCATCGAGGCGGAGCGGGCCGATTTGGTCGGAGAGTACATCGGGCATACGGCGAGCAAAACGCGCGATTTGATCAAAAAAGCGCGCGGCGGAATTTTGTTCATCGATGAAGCGTATTCGCTCGCCCGCGGGGGCGAAAAAGATTTCGGCAAAGAAGCGATTGACACGCTTGTCAAAGGGATGGAAGACTATTGCGACGACTTGGTTGTGATTTTGGCCGGCTATCCGAAAGAAATGGACTATTTTTTGTCGCTAAATCCCGGCTTGCCGTCGCGCTTTCCTCTCACGATCGAGTTTCCCGATTATACGGTCGAGGAGCTTGTGCAAATCGCCAAGCAAATGCTGCGCGAACGCGAGTATGAAATGACGCCGGAAGCGGAGCGGAAACTGTACATTCATCTCGAAGGGACGCTGGAAGCGACCGGCCGCCTCAAGTTCAGCAACGGCCGCTATGTGCGCAACTTAATCGAAAAAGCGATCCGCAAGCAGGCGGTCCGCCTTCTTCATGAAGGGCGCTACGACAAAAAAGAGCTGATGACGATCCGTGACCGCGATTTAGTGATTCATGCTTGA
- a CDS encoding CaiB/BaiF CoA transferase family protein: protein MLRGIVVVDFSHYLPGPFASWRLAQLGAEVIKIEPPSGDRLRPFAEGRLFAAYNAGKKSIGLDLKTDAGREQARRLAARADVVIESFRPGVMARLGLGYDDMCRMNEQIIYCSISGFGQQSSRSLLGSHDLNYMALSGLLAQLADERGRPVHPKITLADFIGGMAAAERILAALFARERTGKGAHLDVSLVDGLAAMMAGHFAIEHGGGPKTGLSELSGEVVCYQLYETKDGRYMSLAALEPHFWQRFCEAVGHPEWTEAQWAPARSGEAVYDELAALFREKTLDEWSAFAEAVDVCLAPVLETGEAKALFADSRLRHLVRLQPGGAWTAAHGPDGQWGGGEPPKVNEHAHLVKGEE, encoded by the coding sequence ATGCTTCGTGGCATTGTAGTCGTTGATTTTTCCCATTACTTGCCGGGCCCATTTGCCAGCTGGCGGCTCGCCCAGCTCGGAGCAGAAGTCATCAAAATTGAGCCCCCATCCGGCGATCGGCTGCGCCCGTTCGCCGAGGGCCGGTTGTTTGCCGCCTATAACGCCGGCAAAAAAAGCATCGGGTTGGATTTAAAAACGGACGCGGGTCGCGAGCAAGCCCGGCGGCTCGCCGCCCGCGCCGATGTAGTGATCGAAAGCTTCCGCCCCGGGGTGATGGCGCGGCTTGGGCTCGGTTATGACGATATGTGCCGCATGAACGAACAAATCATCTATTGCTCGATCAGCGGCTTCGGTCAACAGAGCAGCCGCTCATTGCTTGGCAGCCATGATTTAAACTATATGGCGCTCTCCGGCTTGCTTGCGCAGCTGGCCGATGAACGCGGCCGCCCGGTTCATCCGAAGATCACGCTTGCCGATTTTATCGGCGGCATGGCGGCGGCCGAGCGCATTTTGGCTGCCCTCTTTGCACGCGAGCGAACCGGCAAAGGCGCCCATCTTGATGTTTCGCTTGTCGATGGCTTGGCAGCGATGATGGCTGGCCATTTTGCCATTGAACACGGCGGTGGGCCGAAGACCGGTCTTTCCGAGTTGTCTGGGGAGGTGGTGTGCTACCAGCTGTATGAGACAAAAGACGGCCGTTATATGAGTTTAGCGGCGCTCGAGCCGCACTTTTGGCAGCGGTTTTGCGAGGCGGTCGGCCATCCGGAATGGACGGAGGCGCAATGGGCGCCGGCGCGATCGGGGGAAGCCGTATATGACGAGCTCGCCGCCTTGTTCCGTGAAAAGACATTGGATGAGTGGAGCGCGTTCGCCGAAGCGGTCGACGTCTGCCTTGCCCCGGTGCTGGAGACGGGTGAGGCGAAGGCGCTGTTTGCTGACAGCCGGCTCCGCCATCTCGTTCGGCTGCAGCCGGGCGGCGCATGGACGGCCGCACATGGGCCGGACGGCCAATGGGGCGGCGGGGAGCCGCCTAAAGTCAATGAACATGCGCATTTGGTAAAGGGGGAGGAATGA
- a CDS encoding 3-hydroxyacyl-CoA dehydrogenase family protein yields MAETIAVIGAGVMGSGIAQTAAMAGKTVYLYDVSEAALQNGLASAEKSLRRFVKTGGLSEPEARAALGRIRSTVDLAEAVRGADVVIEAVPENLALKKDVFQQLDQLAKPDAILATNTSELSVTALAAATNRPENVIGMHWFNPAPVMKLIEIVKGETTSDDTVDAIRRLSVELGKETVVVKDRQGFVTTRALAAHMIECIRMYEEGVASAEDIDKAVRLGLNYPMGPLELADMVGLDTLLFVSENMTEAYGDRFRAPQLLRKLVEAGHLGRKTGKGFYTY; encoded by the coding sequence GTGGCAGAAACGATTGCAGTCATCGGCGCCGGGGTGATGGGAAGCGGCATCGCGCAAACGGCGGCGATGGCGGGAAAAACGGTGTATTTATATGACGTGTCCGAAGCGGCCTTGCAAAATGGGCTCGCTTCGGCGGAAAAAAGCTTGCGCCGCTTTGTCAAAACCGGCGGGCTGTCCGAGCCGGAAGCGCGAGCGGCGCTCGGGCGCATCCGCTCGACCGTCGATTTGGCCGAAGCGGTGCGCGGGGCGGATGTCGTCATCGAAGCCGTGCCGGAAAACTTGGCGCTGAAAAAAGACGTGTTTCAGCAGCTTGATCAATTGGCGAAGCCGGACGCCATTTTAGCGACCAACACATCCGAGCTGAGCGTCACGGCGCTTGCCGCCGCGACCAACCGGCCGGAGAACGTCATCGGCATGCATTGGTTCAATCCGGCGCCAGTGATGAAGTTGATCGAAATTGTGAAAGGTGAGACGACTTCCGACGACACAGTCGACGCCATCCGTCGGCTGTCTGTGGAGCTTGGCAAAGAAACGGTCGTCGTGAAAGACCGGCAAGGGTTTGTGACGACACGGGCGCTTGCCGCCCATATGATTGAATGCATCCGCATGTACGAAGAAGGAGTTGCTTCCGCTGAGGATATCGACAAAGCGGTGCGGCTTGGCCTCAATTATCCGATGGGGCCGCTGGAGCTGGCCGACATGGTCGGGCTTGATACGCTCCTGTTTGTGAGTGAAAACATGACGGAAGCATACGGCGACCGGTTCCGGGCGCCGCAGCTGTTGCGCAAGCTCGTTGAAGCCGGGCATTTAGGGCGGAAGACGGGGAAAGGGTTTTACACGTATTGA